The Octopus bimaculoides isolate UCB-OBI-ISO-001 chromosome 13, ASM119413v2, whole genome shotgun sequence genome includes a window with the following:
- the LOC106873778 gene encoding trans-1,2-dihydrobenzene-1,2-diol dehydrogenase: MRLKLFASVLRKKSIVFRSSENSCTYIGESAHIVREGKWSINITAVVSKSLEKAKKFAEKFKIPNVYDSYEEFAKDPNIDLVYVSTINLYHHPLSILMLNNGKPVLCEQTCANNTKQTEEMIELAKSKKLFFMEGMWSNFFPAYKALREIIDSGTIGKIHHLDATMFYEIPPYDAGSDAFLDRSGLIDIGIYLIWLANFIFKQKPETITAVGVVTDISVDQSANLTLTYKDGAKASLSYDRTVTRKSDAHIYGTQGKIYIHSPLWSTTKIEINGEEREFPLPKSDAVYNYPNSAGLAYEAEAVRQCFEKGELECPAHTHSDTLSLINIIDEARRQLKENHQKK, encoded by the exons aaatcAATTGTATTCAGAAGCAGTGAAAACTCTTGTACCTATATAGGAGAATCAGCCCATATTGTACGTGAAGGAAAATGGAGCATTAAT aTAACTGCGGTGGTATCCAAATCTTTAGAGAAGGCTAAGAAATTTGCAGAGAAGTTTAAGATACCGAATGTGTATGACAGCTATGAAGAATTTGCTAAAGATCCCAACATAG ATCTGGTGTACGTTTCAACAATCAATCTTTACCATCATCCTCTTTCCATTCTCATGCTTAACAATGGTAAACCTGTTCTGTGTGAGCAAACTTGTGCTAATAACACTAAGCAGACAGAAGAAATGATTGAACTCGCAAAGTctaagaaattatttttcatggAG gGTATGTGGTCCAACTTCTTCCCAGCTTACAAAGCTCTTAGAGAAATAATTGACTCTGGAACCATAGGAAAAATACACCACTTAGATGCGACTATGTTTTATGAAATACCTCCATATGATGCTGGGTCTGATGCTTTCTTGGACAGGAGCGGTCTCATAGATATTGGTATATACTTAATATGGCTTGCAAACTTCATATTTAAACAGAAACCtgaaacaattactgctgttggTGTGGTTACTGATATAA GTGTCGACCAATCTGCCAATCTTACTTTGACTTATAAGGATGGAGCCAAAGCCTCTTTGTCCTATGATAGGACTGTGACAAGAAAAAGTGATGCACATATTTATGGAACTCAAGGCAAAATTTAC ATACATTCACCACTTTGGAGCACTACCAAAATCGAGATaaatggagaagaaagagaatttCCACTCCCTAAATCTGATGCTGTGTATAATTACCCCAATAGCGCTGGATTAGCTTACGAGGCCGAAGCTGTACGCCAGTGTTTCGAGAAGG gtgAACTTGAATGCCCCGCTCACACCCATTCTGATACTCTGTCGCTCATAAATATTATTGACGAGGCTCGACGACAACTTAAAGAAAATCATCAGAAAAAATAA